In Juglans microcarpa x Juglans regia isolate MS1-56 chromosome 8D, Jm3101_v1.0, whole genome shotgun sequence, the following are encoded in one genomic region:
- the LOC121243217 gene encoding succinate dehydrogenase subunit 5, mitochondrial — translation MDKTLVLRSLYRSLCSRSYHVAAVSHSFLRHQHQTSRSLFNLSSPSLSGSPNRPLSGCLSSLSMGIGSKRFYSEDVSHMPVVKDPKLYNAFKDLMANSWDELPSHVIHDVKAALSKSTDDTTGKEVVANVFRAAEAVEEFGDILVNLKMEIDDSIGMSGEDVKPLSDELKNALHTVHKRYTTYLDAFGPDETYLRKKVETELGTKMIHLKMRCSGLDSDWGKVTVLGTSGLSGSYVEQRA, via the exons aTGGATAAGACGTTGGTTCTGAGATCGCTATACCGCTCCCTTTGCTCCAGATCTTACCATGTCGCCGCCGTCAGCCACAGTTTTCTCCGCCACCAGCACCAGACTTCTCGAAGCCTCTTCAATCTCTCATCTCCATCTCTCTCAGGCTCTCCGAACCGCCCCCTCTCTG GTTGCCTGTCTTCTCTTTCAATGGGCATTGGAAGCAAGCGGTTTTATAGTGAAGATGTAAGTCACATGCCAGTCGTAAAAGACCCCAAGCTTTACAACGCTTTCAAGGATTTAATGGCTAATAGTTGGGATGAGCTTCCCAGCCATGTCATCCATGACGTGAAGGCAGCTTTGTCTAAAAGCACCGATGACACAACTGGTAAGGAGGTCGTGGCAAATGTTTTTCGTGCAGCTGAAGCAGTTGAGGAATTTGGCGATATTCTTGTGAATTTGAAGATGGAAATTGATGACTCCATTGGAATGAGTGGTGAG GATGTAAAGCCCTTGTCAGATGAGCTTAAGAATGCACTTCATACAGTTCACAAGCGCTACACTACTTATTTGGATGCATTTGGGCCTGATGAGACCTATTTGCGGAAGAAAGTAGAGACAGAGTTGGGAACAAAGATGATACACTTAAAGATGAGATGCAGTGGCCTGGATTCTGACTGGGGAAAG GTTACAGTTCTTGGAACTTCTGGACTCTCTGGGTCATATGTTGAGCAAAGAGCTTAG
- the LOC121242937 gene encoding uncharacterized protein LOC121242937 produces MSVFYHEDPPPNSSKISKFLSAALKDAFCNCHNFGGRLPTAVREEEYPTSDFDDEQEVVVSAIRSGAMEKLRHRPSLLTDSFSWVYYPRTGELYMTPKAAKGKENYDGDEDEDDDEREEFVSAASYFSCCSSAVSREPFYSVKTNFSRSSSLNGIDLPEFWRRSIIQELCHCEGWPFGLCRKAVLLPPLPKSPSESWSWRKGTRILKMP; encoded by the exons ATGAGCGTCTTTTATCACGAGGATCCACCACCAAATTCTTCCAAGATATCCAAATTTCTCTCTGCAGCTTTGAAGGATGCTTTCTGCAACTGCCATAATTTTGGTGGACGGCTTCCGACTGCAGTCCGGGAAGAGGAGTATCCGACAAGTGACTTTGATGATGAACAAGAG GTAGTTGTTTCAGCCATTAGAAGCGGAGCAATGGAGAAACTTCGACACAGGCCTAGCCTTTTGACGGATAGCTTTTCCTGGGTGTACTATCCGAGGACCGGAGAATTGTACATGACTCCCAAGGCAGCCAAAGGAAAAGAGAATTATGAtggtgatgaagatgaggatgatgatgaaagAGAAGAATTTGTGTCTGCTGCAAGTTATTTCTCCTGCTGTTCCAGTGCTGTGAGTAGGGAACCTTTCTATTCCGTGAAGACCAACTTTTCACGTAGTTCAAGCTTGAATGGGATTGATCTTCCAGAGTTTTGGAGGCGCTCGATAATACAGGAGCTGTGCCATTGTGAGGGCTGGCCATTTGGTCTCTGCAGGAAGGCTGTGCTGCTTCCACCCCTACCTAAATCTCCCTCTGAATCCTGGTCATGGCGTAAAGGCACTAGAATTCTTAAGATGCCTTGA